One part of the Archaeoglobaceae archaeon genome encodes these proteins:
- a CDS encoding aminodeoxychorismate/anthranilate synthase component II — MILVIDCYDSFVYNLVEYLSFFDRVKVLSRENAREAKKLSFDGIVISPGPGKPDRELEFLFEIGVPVLGVCLGHQIIAEVFGGKVGKVKPVHGKASIVKHDSEGIFKGVKNPFLAGRYHSLAILEVPKGFKVTAMSDDGVIMGIRRGTIEGVQFHPESVLTEEGVKMIRNFVGICNDR; from the coding sequence ATGATCCTCGTGATCGATTGCTACGACTCTTTCGTTTACAATCTCGTCGAATATCTCTCATTCTTTGACAGGGTGAAGGTTTTGAGCAGAGAAAATGCAAGAGAGGCCAAAAAATTAAGCTTTGATGGCATTGTCATTTCTCCCGGCCCGGGCAAACCAGATAGGGAGCTCGAGTTTCTCTTTGAAATAGGAGTTCCAGTGCTTGGGGTTTGTTTGGGTCATCAGATCATTGCCGAGGTCTTCGGTGGAAAGGTTGGTAAAGTTAAGCCCGTCCATGGAAAAGCTTCCATAGTTAAACACGATTCAGAAGGGATATTTAAAGGTGTCAAGAACCCATTTCTGGCTGGAAGATACCATTCCTTAGCAATTCTTGAAGTCCCGAAAGGTTTCAAAGTCACTGCAATGAGCGACGACGGAGTTATAATGGGGATCAGGAGAGGAACAATAGAGGGTGTGCAGTTCCATCCTGAGAGCGTTTTGACCGAAGAAGGTGTTAAAATGATCAGGAACTTCGTAGGGATCTGCAATGATCGTTAA
- a CDS encoding anthranilate synthase component I, translating to MQKHEYVDPVKLYSVIREREFPFMLESAEKTGNARYTYLSFDPLYTVEIDQKLRVDGEVVAEISDPLEALKSIHVKGMLVGYIAYDAVLGFVGKKVEEKSIFNCYDSYFVYDHYLGKLFSYNVENAEKIVERAKRASIEMKEGGASIEKVEDKQYFEKIVEKGKEYIEEGEVYQIVLSREYEVKSDLDPFEIYLRLRELNPSPYMFLLEFEKTLIGSSPETMGRVEGRIFKINPIAGTAKRIVGEEDKTIQKLLSDEKERAEHVMLVDLARNDVRRVCRAGSVRVSRFMEAIAYPSVIHIESEVVGELKPNATHFDAMRSAFPAGTVTGAPKRRAVELIDELERSRRGIYGGAVGYFSENSDMAIAIRMIEFNKLCRIRAGAGIVADSKPEREYYETENKISKVLKAVGL from the coding sequence ATGCAAAAGCACGAATATGTCGATCCAGTAAAGCTATACTCAGTAATAAGAGAGCGGGAGTTTCCATTTATGCTCGAATCTGCAGAGAAAACGGGGAATGCAAGATACACTTACCTCTCCTTCGATCCGCTCTACACTGTTGAGATCGATCAAAAACTCAGAGTTGATGGTGAGGTAGTTGCAGAGATCAGCGACCCTCTTGAAGCTTTAAAGAGCATCCACGTGAAGGGGATGCTTGTTGGTTACATTGCCTACGATGCTGTGCTCGGATTTGTTGGCAAAAAAGTTGAGGAAAAGTCGATCTTCAACTGCTATGACTCCTACTTCGTTTACGATCATTATCTCGGAAAGCTTTTCAGCTACAACGTTGAAAATGCTGAAAAGATCGTTGAAAGAGCCAAGAGAGCAAGCATAGAAATGAAAGAAGGTGGAGCAAGCATTGAGAAAGTTGAAGATAAACAATACTTCGAGAAGATCGTAGAAAAGGGTAAGGAATACATTGAAGAAGGGGAAGTTTATCAGATCGTCCTTTCGAGAGAATACGAGGTTAAAAGCGATCTGGATCCGTTTGAGATATACTTAAGGCTCAGAGAATTAAATCCAAGTCCCTATATGTTTCTTCTCGAGTTTGAAAAGACATTAATTGGTAGCTCCCCAGAAACAATGGGCAGAGTTGAGGGAAGAATATTCAAGATCAACCCGATAGCGGGAACTGCGAAAAGAATTGTTGGAGAAGAAGATAAAACAATCCAGAAGCTTTTAAGTGATGAAAAGGAGAGGGCGGAGCATGTTATGCTTGTAGATCTTGCAAGAAATGATGTTAGAAGGGTTTGCAGAGCGGGAAGTGTTAGGGTGAGCAGATTTATGGAAGCAATTGCGTATCCGAGTGTGATCCACATAGAAAGCGAAGTAGTAGGAGAGCTGAAGCCAAATGCAACGCATTTCGATGCCATGCGATCTGCATTTCCCGCTGGCACAGTCACCGGAGCACCAAAGCGTAGGGCGGTTGAGCTGATAGACGAGCTTGAGAGATCAAGGCGTGGGATCTATGGTGGGGCGGTTGGCTACTTTTCTGAGAATTCTGACATGGCAATCGCAATAAGAATGATCGAGTTCAACAAGCTTTGCAGGATTAGGGCGGGAGCGGGAATTGTTGCGGATTCAAAGCCAGAAAGAGAGTATTACGAGACCGAGAACAAGATCTCAAAGGTTTTGAAGGCGGTGGGTCTATGA
- the trpD gene encoding anthranilate phosphoribosyltransferase, whose translation MIEALFGNLDMEKAYEIASKLPELDEIEISAILAGLELKGYNAEILAGFSKAILDKVKLNLGKVFDTCGTGGDLSATINVSTAVAIAVSVFKPVAKHGNRAVSSKSGSADVLEKLGIKIEQPEEFARRMINETNFSFLFAPLYHKAFAKVVGVRKKLRIRTIFNILGPLVNPANPERQIIGVSNEKILRDVAETLSLLGRKGIVFNGAGLDEVNPGGETVAYIVEGSVERIKLIPADFGLSEAKIIPCRDSEDSANRIKAVFANQGLEEDKKFIAINFATALYALGYEDLKENVEIFNSKLESGEFLRKLEEIVCKSTNMSIQ comes from the coding sequence ATGATCGAGGCACTTTTCGGAAATTTGGATATGGAAAAAGCCTATGAGATTGCTTCAAAGCTTCCAGAACTGGACGAGATCGAAATTTCTGCAATCCTTGCTGGACTTGAGCTCAAGGGTTACAATGCTGAGATCCTTGCTGGTTTTAGCAAGGCAATTCTTGATAAAGTTAAGCTCAATCTTGGCAAGGTCTTCGACACCTGCGGAACTGGAGGAGACCTCTCTGCCACGATAAACGTGAGCACAGCTGTGGCAATTGCGGTTTCAGTGTTCAAACCTGTTGCAAAGCATGGCAACAGAGCTGTGAGCTCGAAAAGTGGTTCAGCAGACGTTCTTGAGAAACTTGGCATCAAAATAGAACAGCCAGAAGAATTTGCGAGAAGAATGATCAACGAAACCAATTTTTCATTTCTATTTGCCCCCCTTTATCACAAAGCATTTGCCAAGGTAGTTGGAGTTAGAAAAAAGCTGAGGATCAGAACTATTTTTAATATCCTTGGGCCTTTAGTAAATCCCGCAAACCCAGAGCGACAGATCATCGGAGTTTCGAACGAAAAAATTTTACGAGACGTTGCAGAAACCCTCAGCCTGCTTGGCAGGAAGGGAATCGTTTTCAATGGTGCTGGGCTCGACGAGGTCAATCCGGGTGGAGAGACAGTTGCATATATTGTTGAAGGAAGCGTTGAGAGAATAAAGCTAATCCCAGCTGATTTTGGGTTAAGCGAGGCAAAGATAATTCCATGCAGAGACAGCGAAGATTCGGCAAATCGTATAAAGGCGGTTTTTGCAAATCAGGGCTTAGAAGAAGATAAAAAGTTCATAGCGATCAACTTTGCAACCGCTCTTTATGCTTTAGGCTACGAAGATCTGAAAGAGAACGTGGAGATCTTCAACTCAAAGCTTGAAAGTGGTGAATTTTTGAGAAAACTGGAGGAGATCGTATGCAAAAGCACGAATATGTCGATCCAGTAA
- a CDS encoding indole-3-glycerol-phosphate synthase → MITFGFRYTREEKGRNVVIGEIKTFSSTKGDLLKGRNPLEILKAYERAGCSGISYITASSFRGNIETLRRICKETTLPVLRKDFIESKEEIERTAEVEARALLLIVRILKEKTPEFADLCFEHGLEPVVEVFDEEDLKFVENAKTVLINNRDIFNPSDVDLSRTFRLSPKINAFKISGSGIGKLEDLKVLKVVDAILVGTSFMLAENTEQFVRTFVEAKL, encoded by the coding sequence GTGATTACTTTTGGGTTTAGGTATACGAGGGAGGAAAAAGGGAGAAATGTGGTGATAGGCGAAATAAAAACTTTCTCATCAACAAAGGGAGATCTGCTGAAAGGAAGGAACCCTCTGGAAATTCTGAAGGCATACGAAAGGGCGGGATGCTCAGGAATTTCATATATAACCGCAAGCTCTTTTAGAGGGAACATAGAAACTCTAAGAAGAATATGCAAAGAGACCACGCTTCCAGTTTTGAGAAAGGATTTCATAGAAAGCAAAGAAGAAATAGAAAGAACCGCAGAAGTTGAAGCTCGAGCACTCCTCCTGATTGTAAGGATTCTGAAAGAAAAGACTCCAGAATTTGCGGATCTATGCTTTGAGCATGGTTTAGAGCCTGTGGTGGAGGTTTTTGACGAAGAAGATCTTAAATTTGTAGAAAACGCTAAAACGGTTTTGATAAACAATAGAGATATTTTTAATCCCTCAGATGTGGACTTGAGCAGAACATTCAGACTTTCGCCAAAAATAAATGCATTTAAGATTAGCGGAAGTGGAATAGGCAAACTTGAAGACCTAAAAGTCTTAAAAGTTGTTGATGCTATTCTTGTTGGCACTTCTTTCATGCTTGCTGAGAATACTGAGCAATTCGTCAGAACTTTTGTGGAGGCGAAATTATGA
- a CDS encoding DUF998 domain-containing protein yields the protein MELSRILCFLIPAIPIISIFTAITVILDFNIPENSIRELGRLNTTANMFNYSLILAGILGIFLSSMIYFKVSNALGRIALSFLITSYAFTTLIGVFPLGTELHSSLCLGLLVSILLSMSLLTGYLNSTNTNLSIFNAILLFFGSIALIYNILYAKNMIGAEILGLFCFTIWHFTVLVRLS from the coding sequence GTGGAGCTCTCCAGAATTCTGTGCTTTTTAATCCCGGCGATTCCAATAATCAGTATTTTTACAGCAATAACGGTCATTTTAGACTTTAATATTCCTGAAAACAGCATTAGAGAACTCGGAAGACTTAACACGACTGCAAATATGTTCAACTATTCTCTTATCCTTGCGGGAATTCTCGGAATATTTTTATCCTCTATGATCTACTTCAAAGTTTCAAACGCCTTAGGAAGGATAGCATTAAGCTTTCTAATCACCAGCTATGCCTTCACAACCCTAATAGGAGTTTTTCCGTTGGGAACTGAACTTCACAGCTCTCTTTGCTTGGGGTTATTGGTCTCGATTCTGCTAAGTATGAGTCTTTTAACTGGCTATCTGAACTCTACAAATACAAATTTATCCATTTTTAATGCCATACTTTTGTTTTTTGGCTCGATTGCTTTAATTTATAACATACTCTATGCAAAAAATATGATAGGGGCAGAAATTTTAGGACTTTTTTGCTTTACTATATGGCATTTCACGGTGTTGGTTCGACTTTCATAG
- a CDS encoding amidohydrolase, with amino-acid sequence MFDLVIKNGLCLINGNFLRYNIGVEGNRIGYVGKEDIKGEEKINAEGCFVLPGLFNAHTHSAMTLLRGYAEGLPLKDWLEKVWEMEAKLDEKAVYLGAELACVEMLKSGITCFADMYIHMDGVARAVEETGIRAVLGYGMANRGNEDRAKEELRIAKDFIKRWNGKERIKCILTPHAVYTCSKDFLAKISEIAKENGFIKHIHASETLWEVKEAKRRYGMSPIELLDSIGFLDSNTVLAHGVWLSDSDMELISKSGVSVAHCPSSNLKLSSGIAKVAEMLEKGINVCLGTDGAASNNMLNLFNEMRISALLQQLRRKFLNPAEYLKMATRNGYMAYGVDGGVIEVGRLADLVVMKIDCTHYPLYNPLNSIVFASKGSEVRDVIIDGNIIVEDGLLLRVDEDKVLEESLKLQENPNYYYEKV; translated from the coding sequence ATGTTTGATCTTGTGATAAAAAATGGACTGTGCCTGATAAACGGCAACTTTTTGAGATACAACATCGGAGTTGAGGGGAATAGAATAGGCTATGTAGGTAAAGAAGATATAAAAGGAGAAGAAAAGATAAACGCTGAAGGCTGTTTTGTGCTTCCAGGCTTGTTTAACGCTCATACACATTCCGCAATGACTTTACTTAGGGGATACGCTGAAGGGCTCCCACTTAAAGATTGGCTTGAAAAAGTCTGGGAAATGGAAGCCAAGCTTGACGAAAAAGCGGTTTATTTGGGAGCGGAGCTCGCATGTGTTGAAATGCTGAAAAGCGGTATAACATGCTTTGCGGACATGTATATCCACATGGACGGCGTAGCGAGAGCGGTTGAAGAAACTGGAATAAGAGCGGTTCTCGGCTATGGAATGGCGAACAGAGGAAATGAGGATAGAGCAAAAGAGGAGCTGAGGATTGCAAAAGATTTCATCAAGAGATGGAATGGAAAAGAAAGAATAAAGTGCATTTTAACTCCGCATGCGGTTTACACATGCTCCAAAGATTTCCTTGCAAAGATCTCTGAAATTGCCAAAGAAAATGGATTTATAAAGCACATTCACGCTTCCGAGACTTTGTGGGAAGTAAAAGAGGCAAAAAGAAGATATGGAATGAGCCCTATTGAGCTTTTAGACTCAATTGGATTTCTTGACAGCAATACTGTTTTAGCCCATGGTGTTTGGCTTAGCGATAGCGACATGGAGTTAATATCGAAAAGCGGTGTGAGCGTTGCTCATTGTCCTTCAAGCAACCTCAAACTCTCTTCGGGAATAGCAAAAGTTGCTGAAATGCTTGAAAAAGGGATAAATGTCTGTCTTGGGACAGATGGTGCTGCGAGCAACAACATGCTGAATCTTTTCAATGAAATGCGGATCTCTGCATTGCTTCAGCAGTTGAGACGAAAATTCCTAAATCCTGCTGAATACCTGAAAATGGCCACAAGAAACGGCTACATGGCTTATGGAGTTGATGGAGGAGTAATTGAAGTCGGGAGACTTGCAGATCTCGTTGTAATGAAGATTGATTGCACACATTATCCACTATACAACCCGTTAAACTCGATTGTTTTCGCTTCTAAGGGTTCTGAAGTTAGAGATGTGATCATTGATGGTAATATTATTGTTGAGGATGGTCTACTTCTTAGAGTTGATGAGGATAAGGTATTAGAGGAATCGCTGAAATTACAAGAAAATCCTAACTATTATTATGAAAAAGTTTAA